The sequence below is a genomic window from Clostridia bacterium.
GAGTAGCTATCGAATGACGGGAACTTGTGCGTAGCGAGAAGGTGCTGCACATTTCGCAGATGCCACCAGAGGTCTGGGTCTGCAATGTCGCGGCGCGCGAAAAAGAAGACTAGAAGCGCGAGCAATCCCACCAGGACGGCGGGAAACGTGAACAGTCGTTCGCCTATGTTTACCCACAAGCTGGTAGATTGCGGCGCAACCGAGATAGCATCCTGTCGCATTAATGTTAGCTATTGAGCTACTTGGATTTAGCACGAGAACTTACCACAGTTTCATCCTGCTTACGTACTCCTTTTGAGATAACCAAAGTTAGTAACCGGGGTATCCGCGTGTTAACCGTGTTGGTAATTGACCGCGCTAGGCAGAGTACCTACAATTAGCCCACTAATTGGGGTGTGCACCTGTGAACGATAAGGTGCCAGTTGATATGCAAGCTAACCGACCCACACGCCGAGGTTCTCGACAAGCGGGGCAGAGCCTCATCGAAACCGCGCTGCTAATTCCGCTCTTATTGCTGCTCGTTTTCAATGTCATCAATTTCGGCTACTACTTCATCGTGGCTCTGCAATTAGCTTCTGCCCCGCGCGAAGGAGTTGAATACTCCATACAGGGATTTCAAACGCCTGGCCAGGTTAACCTCGCTCCGGCCGGTCCCGCGTCGAATACCATGTCCGTCAGCTATCTCACATACCAGGACATGAACCGGCTCGCCGGCAGTGCAAGTACGCCAATGCGTGTGTGCACCAAGTCGATTGCAGGAGGCACTAACGGCACAGGCTCAAGCCAGACGGCAAAGTGCGCGTACTTCAATGGCGCAAGCTCGGCGACTTTCACCGGCCCGGCCTCCGATCCCGAAGCTCCACTGTTTGTGCTTCACCGCGTTGATGTGCAGTACACCATCACCCCCATCATTCCCGCGGAAGTTTTCGGACTGACAGTTTTGCCCAATCTGACTTTTCATCGTCAGGTTTCCATGCGGGCGATGGACTAACAGACAAGTATGACGGTACGTCATAACACAAAACGGAGAGGCGCAGCACAGATCGAGTTCGTTCTCTCGATCATGCTGATCATGTTCCTGATCTTCTGGACGTGGGAAATGGTGATGCTCGTTTACACCTACTCCACACTGTCCAACGCAGCGAAGGAAGGCGTTCGGTACGGCATCGTCCACGGTTCGCGGAATACCATCTGCGGTGCCGATGTCAACTGCGCCAAGGAAAAGGTCGAAGCCGTTGTTCTCGACTACGCAAAAATGTCGTTCCACGACTTATCCGCCATTTCCATCGACGTCAGTTATGACCAGGACGCCAGCGGCACCGAACTTAACGTCCCCCCAGGCCGCGTCACCGTGGACATTGCCTACACCTATGTCCCGTATATCAAGTTGCCCTGGAGCCCTCCGCGGATTCATGCCTCGGCCCACGGCAGAATTGTGAACTAAACGCAAAGTAGGAGGGGCGATCATGCAGGGAAGCACTACCTTCCAACGAAGGAGAAGCCGTTTCCACGGCGAATCCGGCCAGACCACGATCCTCGTGGTGCTGGCTCTTGGTCTTTTCCTCCTCGGGTTTGCCGGTCTCGCCGTCGATTTT
It includes:
- a CDS encoding TadE/TadG family type IV pilus assembly protein, which produces MQANRPTRRGSRQAGQSLIETALLIPLLLLLVFNVINFGYYFIVALQLASAPREGVEYSIQGFQTPGQVNLAPAGPASNTMSVSYLTYQDMNRLAGSASTPMRVCTKSIAGGTNGTGSSQTAKCAYFNGASSATFTGPASDPEAPLFVLHRVDVQYTITPIIPAEVFGLTVLPNLTFHRQVSMRAMD
- a CDS encoding TadE family protein, translating into MTVRHNTKRRGAAQIEFVLSIMLIMFLIFWTWEMVMLVYTYSTLSNAAKEGVRYGIVHGSRNTICGADVNCAKEKVEAVVLDYAKMSFHDLSAISIDVSYDQDASGTELNVPPGRVTVDIAYTYVPYIKLPWSPPRIHASAHGRIVN